A part of Aegilops tauschii subsp. strangulata cultivar AL8/78 chromosome 2, Aet v6.0, whole genome shotgun sequence genomic DNA contains:
- the LOC109733820 gene encoding putative disease resistance RPP13-like protein 1 — MDILVSAIVGDLISRSASFVISKYFQQQPGIDRILRRLQSVLLRIDIIVEEAEARDITNQGMLRQLKMLRQGMYRGRYVLDALSFQASLDEKEGEEEMSHSSSALSKCSSIKRLRFSRTRGGSSNREALLFGTNSNMREELQRMVDTLEDNVAGMKEFLFFLQLYPRILRQPYGTYLLLDNCMFGRQTERERVLNFLMCPTQDLAVLPIVGPIRVGKSTLVENVCRDESVRDRFSMILFFPKGSLKDEGVINLRENNIKFRHQNFASRNRFLIIIELAKDINEETWRRMKSSVTCMTPCGGSKIIITSRSDRILDLGTTEALRLDYISQEAYWHFFKSIAFGSINPGEHPKLATMAMEIALEQRQCFISAHVVAGLLQHNFNAQFWCAVLECVRASKQTNLLMFDHNPYLRLREDAPVYCWRLVKSHRYFMLCNYHQSDSSENVPKINLRDILLGCGGTLPCGEFEALAWRSRIPPYYNYTISCNMQAPELTVGRKKRVHQEEEHFI, encoded by the coding sequence ATGGATATCCTCGTCTCCGCAATCGTAGGCGACCTCATCAGCAGGTCAGCTTCGTTCGTGATCAGCAAATACTTCCAGCAGCAGCCTGGCATCGACAGGATTCTGCGGAGGCTACAGAGTGTCCTACTGAGAATCGACATCATCGTCGAGGAGGCCGAGGCGCGGGACATCACCAACCAGGGGATGCTCCGTCAGCTCAAGATGTTGAGGCAAGGAATGTACAGAGGCCGCTACGTTCTCGATGCCTTGAGCTTCCAAGCTTCCCTCGACgagaaggagggggaggaggagatgagcCACTCCTCATCTGCACTGTCTAAATGCAGTTCAATCAAACGCCTTCGTTTCTCTCGCACACGCGGTGGTAGCAGCAACAGAGAAGCACTGTTGTTCGGCACAAACAGCAACATGCGAGAAGAGCTGCAACGGATGGTGGACACCCTTGAAGACAACGTGGCTGGTATGAAGGAGTTTCTTTTCTTCTTGCAGTTATATCCTCGCATCCTCCGCCAACCTTATGGCACGTATTTGCTATTGGACAACTGCATGTTTGGTCGCCAAACTGAACGGGAACGGGTCCtgaatttcttgatgtgtcctaCTCAAGATTTGGCTGTACTTCCGATCGTTGGTCCAATAAGAGTAGGGAAGAGCACTCTTGTTGAGAATGTCTGTAGGGATGAGAGTGTGCGTGATCGCTTCTCGATGATCCTCTTCTTTCCAAAAGGCAGTCTCAAGGATGAAGGAGTGATCAACCTGAGAGAAAACAATATTAAATTCAGGCATCAGAATTTTGCTTCTCGAAACAGGTTCCTGATTATTATTGAACTAGCCAAGGATATTAACGAGGAAACATGGAGAAGGATGAAATCTTCCGTAACCTGCATGACACCTTGTGGCGGGAGCAAAATCATAATTACCAGTCGGTCAGATAGAATTCTGGATCTGGGAACAACGGAAGCACTTCGACTGGACTATATCTCTCAAGAAGCTTATTGGCATTTTTTCAAGTCAATTGCATTTGGAAGTATAAATCCTGGCGAGCATCCAAAACTGGCAACTATGGCTATGGAGATCGCTTTGGAACAGAGACAGTGTTTCATAAGCGCGCATGTTGTTGCTGGGTTACTGCAACATAACTTCAATGCTCAATTCTGGTGCGCAGTTCTTGAATGTGTACGAGCAAGTAAACAGACAAATCTCCTTATGTTTGACCATAACCCATACCTTCGTTTGCGGGAAGATGCACCGGTGTATTGTTGGAGATTGGTGAAGAGCCACAGATATTTCATGCTTTGCAACTATCATCAGTCAGATTCCAGTGAGAATGTCCCTAAGATCAATCTGCGGGACATTCTCTTAGGATGTGGTGGTACACTACCCTGTGGAGAATTTGAGGCTCTTGCATGGAGGTCTCGCATACCGCCCTACTACAACTACACAATAAGCTGTAACATGCAAGCACCAGAACTTACCGTGGGAAGGAAGAAGCGTGTGCATCAAGAGGAAGAACATTTTATTTGA